The following coding sequences are from one Thermostaphylospora chromogena window:
- a CDS encoding MFS transporter, with the protein MSVSEETLTTSAELRTAPSAHRWPALSVVLTAAFMDLVDGTIVSVVLPRIQSDLGAGFAAAQWILAGYSLTFALMLITGGRLGDVFGRKRIFLIGVTGFTLASVVCGAAGDPVVLIVARLAQGLMAALMVPQVFSIIMVVFEPENRAKPFALYGIVLSVANISGPLLGAALAEYNVFGLHWRAIFYVNVPIGLFALIGAARYMPESRSEHPLKVDPPGIALVSLASFALMFPLIQGREAGWPAWAFVMMAAALPILALFALSQRRSGSPLVPLSLFSTRSFTVGLITLLVLFTGPASLFLVLNYGLQLGLGWSLITTALTGIGWPIGITMTSGIAQRFATAHGRLMIRTGLLIMTVGMVVLIALMHGYGSDVSYPAIALPVLGMGLGMGLCVPILTNVIVADVPADSAGAASGVLNAVLQLGTTAGIALVGVVFFALADGRGGESLYAAAPATLWYNASAFLVAALLASLLPRAVRAPRR; encoded by the coding sequence ATGAGTGTATCGGAGGAGACCTTGACGACATCCGCCGAGTTACGCACCGCGCCCTCTGCTCATCGGTGGCCGGCGCTGAGCGTGGTCCTCACCGCCGCCTTCATGGACCTGGTCGACGGCACGATCGTCAGCGTCGTGCTCCCCCGGATCCAGTCCGACCTGGGGGCCGGATTCGCGGCGGCGCAATGGATCCTGGCCGGGTACTCGCTCACGTTCGCGCTGATGCTCATCACCGGGGGCCGCCTCGGCGACGTCTTCGGACGCAAGCGGATCTTCCTGATCGGCGTCACCGGATTCACGCTCGCCTCCGTCGTCTGCGGCGCCGCCGGTGATCCGGTGGTGCTCATCGTCGCCCGGCTCGCGCAGGGCCTCATGGCCGCCCTCATGGTGCCGCAGGTCTTCTCGATCATCATGGTCGTGTTCGAGCCCGAAAACAGAGCCAAGCCGTTCGCCCTGTACGGCATCGTGCTCAGCGTGGCCAACATCAGCGGCCCCTTACTGGGTGCCGCGCTCGCGGAGTACAACGTGTTCGGGCTGCACTGGCGAGCGATCTTCTACGTGAACGTGCCGATCGGCCTGTTCGCGCTGATCGGAGCCGCACGGTACATGCCCGAATCCCGCTCCGAGCATCCGCTCAAGGTGGATCCGCCGGGCATCGCCCTGGTCAGCCTCGCCTCCTTCGCGCTGATGTTCCCCCTCATCCAAGGGCGTGAGGCGGGCTGGCCCGCCTGGGCCTTCGTCATGATGGCCGCGGCCCTGCCGATCCTCGCTCTGTTCGCCCTCTCCCAGCGGCGCAGCGGCTCACCGCTCGTTCCGCTGAGCCTGTTCTCCACACGATCGTTCACGGTCGGATTGATCACGCTGCTCGTTCTGTTCACCGGGCCGGCCTCGCTGTTCCTCGTACTCAACTACGGCCTCCAGCTCGGCCTGGGATGGTCGCTGATCACTACGGCGCTCACCGGTATCGGCTGGCCGATCGGCATCACCATGACCTCGGGGATCGCCCAGCGGTTCGCCACGGCCCACGGCCGGTTGATGATCAGAACCGGTCTGCTGATCATGACGGTGGGGATGGTGGTGCTGATCGCCCTCATGCACGGGTACGGCTCCGACGTCTCTTATCCGGCGATCGCCCTCCCCGTGCTCGGCATGGGTCTCGGGATGGGGCTGTGCGTCCCCATCCTGACCAACGTGATCGTGGCCGACGTACCGGCTGACAGCGCGGGTGCGGCCTCCGGCGTGCTCAACGCCGTGCTTCAGCTCGGCACGACGGCCGGAATCGCCCTGGTCGGCGTCGTCTTCTTCGCTCTGGCGGACGGCCGGGGCGGCGAGAGTCTCTACGCCGCGGCACCTGCCACGCTCTGGTACAACGCATCCGCCTTCCTCGTGGCGGCCCTGCTGGCCTCGCTCCTCCCCCGCGCGGTCAGAGCGCCTCGGAGGTGA
- a CDS encoding ATP-binding cassette domain-containing protein, translating into METVAEVRGLGQGYGRRQVITDLNLDIQLGVLGLLGPNGAGKTTLLQTLATILPPRRGTLRIGTEVVDSARKARRVRREIGYLPQHFGYYPAFSVYDFVRYCAWLRGVPESEAHAATVAAIGFVGLSERSDARLKTLSGGMIRRCGIASAIVGSPRLILLDEPTVGLDPAQRLEFRTLIRRLRREGKAVVLSTHLVEDVAAVCDRVAVMADGRVTWQGRPDELAALAVPGAEGDTALERGYMSLLGARKVAV; encoded by the coding sequence ATGGAGACGGTCGCGGAGGTTCGCGGATTAGGCCAGGGATACGGCAGGCGGCAGGTCATCACCGATCTTAATTTAGATATTCAGCTCGGCGTGTTAGGCCTGCTGGGCCCCAATGGAGCGGGTAAAACGACGCTGCTGCAAACGTTGGCGACGATCCTCCCGCCCCGCCGCGGAACGTTGCGCATCGGCACCGAAGTCGTGGACTCCGCCCGGAAAGCACGACGCGTCCGCAGAGAAATCGGCTACCTGCCACAGCATTTCGGCTACTACCCCGCGTTCAGCGTGTACGACTTCGTGCGTTACTGCGCGTGGCTGCGCGGGGTACCCGAATCCGAGGCGCACGCCGCCACCGTGGCGGCGATCGGGTTCGTCGGCCTGTCCGAACGCTCCGACGCCCGGCTGAAGACCCTGTCCGGCGGCATGATCCGCCGCTGCGGGATCGCCTCGGCGATCGTGGGGTCCCCCCGGTTGATCCTGCTGGACGAGCCCACCGTGGGGCTGGACCCCGCGCAGCGCCTGGAGTTCCGGACGCTGATCCGGCGGCTCCGCCGAGAAGGCAAGGCGGTGGTGCTCAGCACGCATCTGGTCGAGGACGTCGCGGCGGTCTGCGACCGGGTCGCGGTCATGGCCGACGGCCGCGTGACGTGGCAGGGCAGGCCCGATGAGCTGGCCGCCCTGGCCGTACCCGGTGCGGAGGGCGACACCGCGCTGGAGCGGGGTTACATGAGCCTGCTGGGGGCGCGGAAGGTGGCGGTGTGA
- a CDS encoding NUDIX hydrolase, with protein sequence MGKRIDYYDDPNAPAPNSLVPSVNVIVTNDAGDLLMIRRSDNGNWAVPGGAVDLGESIPAAAVRETLEETGITCQITGLVGTYSDPRHVILYTSNGEVRQEFSIVLTARAIGGTPTPSDESREVRWVPRHQVADLRMDRSMRMRIDHYLTGTGLPYIG encoded by the coding sequence ATGGGCAAACGGATCGACTACTACGACGACCCGAACGCACCGGCGCCCAACAGCCTCGTCCCCTCGGTCAACGTGATCGTGACCAACGACGCCGGCGACCTGCTGATGATCCGCCGCAGCGACAACGGCAACTGGGCCGTCCCCGGCGGAGCCGTCGACCTGGGCGAGTCCATCCCGGCCGCCGCCGTACGCGAAACCCTGGAGGAAACCGGCATCACCTGCCAGATCACCGGCCTGGTCGGCACCTACAGCGACCCCCGCCACGTGATCCTCTACACCAGCAACGGCGAGGTCCGCCAGGAGTTCTCCATCGTGCTCACCGCCCGCGCCATCGGCGGCACCCCCACCCCCAGCGACGAATCCCGCGAGGTCCGCTGGGTCCCCCGCCACCAGGTGGCCGACCTGCGGATGGACCGGTCGATGCGCATGCGCATCGACCACTACCTAACCGGAACCGGCCTGCCCTACATCGGATGA
- a CDS encoding ABC transporter permease, which produces MTATATPALGRTAGSAAGNALAGTGRLLRFSLRRDRVRIPMWLAALTLGNVWPAAAFPELYPTEAARRTAIATMNSPAGLAFTGPEHYLSDYHYGSMVSHQLLGFVVVFAGIMSVLVVTRHTRAEEETGRAELVRAAPVGRHAQLASALILAVAVNAVLAILLALSMGSLGLEGMTWEGSLLYGAAHAATGITFAGVAAVTVQITAHSRGASGMGFAVVGAAYLVRAAGDAAGSALSWASPIGWVQQTFPYLDDRWWPLLLNIAAAAVLAAVGFALSLRRDLGAGLRAARRGRPAASRPLTTPLGFALRLHRGMLIGFAVGTLLLGASYGPFLGDIEEMFPDIQVLQDAIAALGGATVTDSFIAMVTTIFTIVAAIHVVITTLRPRSEESAGRAEPVLATGLSRTGWLGSHLLVALVGGPVMILLAGLALAVTGAPTVDESGLFGKAMAASAAYIPALWVTAGLAVALVGWLPRATVLAWLFVGYVGVTGYLGMLLQLPTWVTGLSPFSHVPRLPVEDFRWTPLLILTAIASVLIVIGLYGFRRRDLETK; this is translated from the coding sequence ATGACCGCCACCGCCACCCCCGCCCTCGGCCGTACCGCGGGCTCGGCCGCCGGGAACGCCCTGGCCGGAACGGGCCGCCTGCTGCGGTTCTCCCTCCGCCGCGACCGCGTGCGCATCCCGATGTGGCTCGCCGCCCTCACCCTCGGCAACGTGTGGCCCGCGGCCGCCTTCCCGGAGCTGTACCCGACCGAGGCCGCGCGCCGGACCGCGATCGCCACGATGAACAGCCCCGCCGGGCTGGCGTTCACCGGTCCCGAGCACTATCTGAGCGACTACCACTACGGCTCGATGGTGAGCCACCAGCTGCTCGGCTTCGTGGTGGTCTTCGCCGGGATCATGAGCGTGCTCGTGGTGACCCGGCACACCCGGGCCGAGGAGGAGACCGGCCGCGCCGAGCTCGTCCGCGCGGCCCCGGTCGGCCGCCACGCCCAGCTCGCCTCGGCGCTGATCCTGGCCGTCGCGGTGAACGCCGTCCTCGCGATCCTCCTGGCGCTCAGCATGGGCTCGCTCGGCCTGGAGGGTATGACCTGGGAGGGCAGCCTGCTGTACGGCGCGGCCCACGCGGCGACCGGCATCACGTTCGCCGGGGTCGCCGCGGTGACGGTCCAGATCACCGCGCACTCCCGGGGCGCCTCGGGCATGGGGTTCGCGGTCGTCGGCGCGGCCTACCTGGTCCGCGCGGCCGGTGACGCGGCGGGCAGCGCCCTGTCGTGGGCCTCCCCGATCGGCTGGGTCCAGCAGACCTTCCCCTACCTCGACGACCGCTGGTGGCCGCTGCTGCTCAACATCGCCGCGGCCGCGGTGCTCGCCGCCGTCGGCTTCGCCCTCAGCCTGCGCCGCGACCTCGGCGCCGGCCTGCGGGCGGCCCGGCGCGGCCGACCGGCGGCCTCCCGGCCCCTCACCACCCCCCTCGGCTTCGCGCTGCGCCTGCATCGGGGGATGCTGATCGGGTTCGCCGTCGGCACGCTGCTGCTCGGCGCGTCGTACGGCCCGTTCCTCGGCGACATCGAGGAGATGTTCCCGGACATACAGGTGCTGCAGGACGCGATCGCCGCGCTGGGCGGGGCCACGGTCACCGACTCGTTCATCGCCATGGTCACGACGATCTTCACGATCGTCGCGGCGATCCACGTGGTGATCACGACGCTCCGGCCGCGGTCGGAGGAGAGCGCCGGCCGGGCCGAACCGGTGCTGGCGACCGGGCTGTCCCGAACCGGTTGGCTCGGAAGTCACTTGCTGGTGGCGCTGGTCGGCGGACCGGTGATGATCCTGCTCGCCGGCCTGGCGCTCGCCGTGACCGGAGCACCTACCGTGGATGAAAGCGGTCTCTTCGGAAAGGCCATGGCGGCTTCCGCGGCCTACATTCCGGCGCTGTGGGTGACGGCCGGCCTCGCCGTGGCCCTGGTGGGCTGGCTCCCCCGGGCCACCGTGCTGGCCTGGCTGTTCGTCGGGTACGTCGGCGTCACCGGCTACCTGGGCATGCTCCTGCAGCTCCCCACCTGGGTGACCGGCCTGTCCCCGTTCAGCCACGTCCCCCGGCTCCCGGTCGAGGACTTCCGCTGGACTCCGCTGCTGATCCTGACCGCGATCGCATCCGTACTCATCGTGATCGGGCTGTACGGCTTCCGCCGCCGCGACCTCGAGACCAAGTGA
- a CDS encoding TetR/AcrR family transcriptional regulator, which translates to MTARDTTSRRERLRQATLRQIHTVARKLLIAQGPSAVTINALAREIGVSGPALYRYYSSRDELIEAVTAGFYHELTTVLEETRTAWASAPANQRILAMCRTLRGWSTAHPAEFSLMFANPHSTTKEPDSDSPRYQAGHKFELIFMEEIVKIWEGQGFPAPHLDDLAPSLRDQLRDYSTKIDGLLPPEALHVFLSAWIRLYGLLCMEVMHQLDFAYSDLEPVFEECLRDICDMFALEYEPPTDPLEPSQT; encoded by the coding sequence ATGACTGCACGTGACACCACAAGCCGCAGGGAGCGGCTGCGACAGGCCACCTTGCGCCAGATCCATACGGTCGCGCGCAAACTACTGATCGCCCAGGGTCCCTCGGCTGTGACGATCAACGCCCTCGCTCGCGAGATCGGGGTGAGCGGCCCCGCCCTGTACCGCTACTACTCCAGCCGCGACGAGCTCATCGAGGCCGTGACCGCGGGCTTCTACCACGAACTCACCACGGTGCTGGAGGAAACCCGCACGGCCTGGGCGTCGGCACCGGCCAACCAGCGGATCCTCGCCATGTGCCGCACCCTGCGGGGCTGGTCGACAGCCCATCCCGCCGAGTTCAGCCTGATGTTCGCCAATCCGCACTCGACCACCAAGGAGCCCGACTCCGACTCACCCCGCTACCAGGCCGGGCACAAATTCGAACTGATCTTCATGGAAGAGATCGTGAAGATCTGGGAGGGTCAGGGATTCCCGGCCCCGCACCTCGACGACCTGGCGCCGTCCCTCCGCGACCAGCTGCGCGACTACTCGACCAAGATCGACGGACTGCTGCCGCCCGAGGCGCTGCACGTCTTCCTCTCCGCATGGATCAGGCTTTACGGGCTGCTGTGCATGGAGGTCATGCACCAGCTGGACTTCGCCTACAGCGACCTGGAACCGGTCTTCGAGGAGTGCCTGCGCGACATCTGTGACATGTTCGCCCTGGAGTACGAGCCCCCGACCGATCCCCTGGAACCCTCGCAGACGTGA
- a CDS encoding TetR/AcrR family transcriptional regulator — MSADGRPKRRRAFDDPDRTARARIRDAAIERFAADGVAATNLKDIAADAGVSTPLVIHHFGSKEGLRAACDEHIASLIREQKTKAMAAGKNLDPFQAIRETYDGTPVIRYLARTIADGSPHVDELIDEMIEDSLTYLAEGVESGLIKPAENLREQASLLCLWQLGTLVLHEHVKRLLGIDLIDGDTRSLIKWMRINAEILAKGVIDEGFYDKWRDAMKAAEQRTAADQSESTDRETT, encoded by the coding sequence ATGAGCGCGGACGGCCGGCCCAAGCGGAGACGAGCATTCGACGATCCCGACCGCACGGCGCGAGCGCGGATCCGGGACGCCGCGATCGAACGCTTCGCCGCCGACGGTGTGGCGGCCACCAATCTGAAGGACATCGCCGCCGACGCGGGAGTGTCGACACCGCTCGTCATCCACCACTTCGGTTCGAAGGAAGGGCTTCGGGCCGCCTGTGATGAGCACATCGCTTCTTTGATCAGAGAACAGAAGACCAAAGCGATGGCGGCCGGCAAGAACCTCGACCCCTTCCAGGCGATCCGGGAGACATACGACGGCACGCCGGTCATCAGGTACCTCGCCAGGACGATCGCGGACGGTTCTCCACACGTGGACGAACTGATCGACGAGATGATCGAGGACTCGCTGACCTACCTGGCCGAGGGAGTCGAGAGCGGACTCATCAAGCCGGCCGAGAACCTCCGGGAGCAGGCGTCCCTCCTGTGCCTGTGGCAGCTGGGCACGCTCGTCCTGCACGAGCACGTCAAGCGGCTGCTGGGGATCGACCTGATCGATGGCGACACCCGCTCACTGATCAAGTGGATGCGGATCAACGCTGAGATCCTCGCCAAGGGAGTCATCGATGAGGGCTTCTATGACAAGTGGCGGGACGCCATGAAGGCCGCCGAACAGCGAACCGCCGCCGACCAAAGCGAAAGCACGGACCGGGAAACGACATGA
- a CDS encoding MarR family winged helix-turn-helix transcriptional regulator, producing the protein MMTERARAVMALYSENRQAAAQAVLFHAAVASRAGLNVTDVTCLALLDKEGPMTAGQLARRTGLSKGGAITAVIDRLEKGGFARRRRDAVDRRQVIVELVRDGAYAELQGIFERFSKAYTALIEEYTDAEIAVLLDFARRSNELVRSQTEEIRSR; encoded by the coding sequence ATGATGACGGAGCGTGCGAGGGCCGTCATGGCCCTGTACAGCGAGAATCGGCAGGCCGCCGCCCAGGCGGTCCTCTTCCACGCCGCGGTCGCGTCGCGGGCGGGGCTCAACGTCACCGACGTGACCTGCCTGGCGCTCTTGGACAAGGAAGGGCCGATGACAGCGGGCCAGCTCGCCCGGCGGACGGGACTGTCCAAGGGAGGAGCGATCACCGCGGTCATCGACCGCTTGGAGAAAGGAGGGTTCGCCAGGCGGCGGCGCGACGCCGTCGACCGGCGCCAGGTCATCGTGGAACTCGTCCGCGACGGCGCCTACGCCGAGCTCCAAGGGATCTTCGAGCGATTCAGCAAGGCGTACACCGCTCTGATCGAGGAGTACACCGACGCCGAGATCGCGGTGCTGCTCGACTTCGCGCGTCGCTCGAACGAGCTCGTCCGCAGCCAGACGGAAGAGATCAGAAGCCGCTGA
- a CDS encoding VOC family protein yields MMSHLGLVTLVVRDYDEAIAFYVGVLGFELVEDTPLAGDKRWVIVRPKGARETALLLARAATSDQRRRIGDQTGGRVGFFLYTDDFAGEYERLRSAGVFFEETPRRESYGTVAVFRDLYGNRWDLLQPGSSDVGQAGSG; encoded by the coding sequence ATCATGTCTCATCTTGGGCTGGTCACCCTCGTCGTCCGTGATTACGACGAGGCGATCGCCTTCTATGTCGGCGTTCTCGGCTTCGAGCTCGTGGAGGACACCCCGCTGGCCGGGGACAAGCGCTGGGTGATCGTCCGGCCGAAGGGCGCGCGGGAGACGGCGCTTCTTCTCGCCCGCGCCGCCACTTCCGATCAGCGGCGGCGGATCGGTGATCAGACCGGCGGCCGGGTCGGCTTCTTTCTGTACACCGACGACTTCGCCGGGGAGTACGAGCGGCTCAGGTCGGCGGGCGTCTTCTTCGAGGAGACCCCTCGGCGCGAGTCCTACGGCACCGTGGCCGTCTTCCGTGACCTCTACGGCAACCGCTGGGATCTGCTGCAACCCGGCTCATCCGATGTAGGGCAGGCCGGTTCCGGTTAG
- a CDS encoding ABC transporter ATP-binding protein, whose protein sequence is MTAAIATSGLVKTFGATRALDGLDLTVNAGEVHGFLGPNGAGKSTTIRILLGILRADAGSVTVLGGDPWADAVALHRRMAYVPGDVELWPNLTGGEAIDLLGSLRGGLNKRRRDELIERFDLDPSKKGRTYSKGNRQKVAIVAALASDAELLLLDEPTAGLDPLMEVVFQDVIREVKAAGRTVLLSSHILAQVEKLADRISIIRLGRIVQSGTLAEMRHLTRTTVEADTAAPVTGLDRLPGIHDAEVSGSRVRFAVDGAHLDGAIKHLSGFGIRALTSHPPTLEELMLRHYGDDLATETGTAARR, encoded by the coding sequence ATGACCGCTGCCATCGCCACCTCCGGGCTCGTCAAGACCTTCGGGGCGACACGGGCCCTCGACGGGCTCGACCTCACCGTGAACGCGGGCGAGGTCCACGGCTTCCTCGGCCCGAACGGCGCCGGGAAGTCCACCACCATCCGGATCCTGCTCGGCATCCTGCGGGCCGACGCGGGCTCGGTGACCGTGCTCGGCGGCGACCCATGGGCCGACGCGGTCGCCCTGCACCGGCGCATGGCGTACGTGCCGGGCGACGTCGAGCTGTGGCCCAACCTCACCGGGGGCGAGGCCATCGACCTGCTCGGCAGCCTGCGCGGCGGGCTCAACAAGCGGCGCCGCGACGAGCTGATCGAACGCTTCGACCTCGACCCGTCGAAGAAGGGCCGCACGTACTCCAAGGGCAACCGGCAGAAGGTCGCGATCGTGGCCGCGCTCGCGTCCGACGCCGAGCTGCTGCTGCTCGACGAGCCGACGGCCGGCCTCGATCCCCTCATGGAGGTCGTGTTCCAGGACGTGATCCGCGAGGTGAAAGCGGCCGGCCGTACCGTGCTGCTGTCCAGCCACATCCTCGCCCAGGTCGAGAAGCTCGCCGACCGGATCAGCATCATCCGCCTCGGCAGGATCGTGCAGTCCGGCACGCTCGCCGAGATGCGGCACCTCACCCGCACCACCGTCGAGGCCGACACCGCCGCCCCGGTGACCGGCCTCGATCGGCTGCCCGGGATACACGACGCCGAGGTCAGCGGCAGCCGGGTGCGGTTCGCGGTGGACGGCGCCCACCTCGACGGCGCGATCAAGCACCTCAGCGGCTTCGGCATCCGCGCGCTCACCAGCCATCCGCCGACGCTGGAGGAGCTCATGCTCCGGCACTACGGCGACGACCTCGCCACCGAGACCGGTACCGCCGCGAGGAGGTGA
- a CDS encoding NUDIX hydrolase, which produces MLGDGVMRVVAAAVVDQGRLLVVSKKAAPETFYLPGGKPEAGESPEDTLVRELNEELGVAPRDMGLFCEVEDMAALEGVPMRMTVFTAGLAGRPEPAAELAALGWTDGRDGYEPRLAPAVRNHVLPLLVQAGVLGRGR; this is translated from the coding sequence GTGCTCGGCGACGGTGTGATGCGTGTGGTGGCGGCGGCCGTCGTCGATCAGGGGCGGCTGCTCGTCGTCAGCAAGAAAGCCGCGCCGGAGACGTTCTACCTCCCCGGAGGAAAGCCCGAGGCCGGGGAGAGCCCAGAGGACACCCTGGTACGGGAACTGAACGAGGAACTCGGCGTCGCACCGCGCGATATGGGCCTGTTCTGCGAGGTCGAGGACATGGCCGCACTCGAGGGCGTGCCGATGCGCATGACGGTGTTCACGGCCGGACTGGCCGGCCGTCCCGAACCCGCCGCCGAGCTTGCCGCCCTAGGGTGGACCGACGGGCGTGACGGCTATGAACCTCGCCTGGCTCCGGCGGTCCGCAACCATGTACTTCCCCTGCTCGTCCAGGCGGGAGTCCTTGGACGCGGCCGTTGA
- a CDS encoding ABC transporter permease, with product MRLYRIELRRSPLLWCLPVLVLLDVAVLFGRHTWWVGVWPEASAAAQLPAFFFGLVLGGGAAWASGRVHRAGFSAQLEAAAVPAWRADALLLAASVTYGLAAYLPGVVLAAVVSAPIAGPGFLWPSYLLLGVCMVVLCTSIGHLAGKLSASRYVPPLVVAACMFGMMFTRQLFELYVLSAPVQVQVSATALAARGGLAVLLAVLAVALPRAGRVPGWGVRPGAARTAGAAALVAGFVLVPLAGPLRVDRPAPEQPVCSAGSPRVCVWPESRKYLQPIAAMAARLAALPSDVIEVPEVIYEAGVRGGMRSGEILRIEGDASVPGDLALAVQAQSLEGCRPAAGREEPYYRERLTLLHYLTLRALGPGHAVSPADAPPGVDGEKIAAVVRSAESAQAAWVRAQVSKIKTVGWCG from the coding sequence ATGCGGCTGTACCGGATCGAACTGCGCCGCTCGCCGCTGCTGTGGTGCCTGCCGGTGCTCGTCCTGCTCGACGTGGCGGTGCTGTTCGGCCGGCACACCTGGTGGGTCGGCGTCTGGCCGGAGGCGAGCGCGGCAGCCCAGCTCCCGGCCTTCTTCTTCGGGCTGGTGCTGGGCGGCGGCGCGGCCTGGGCGTCGGGCCGGGTGCACCGGGCCGGGTTCTCCGCCCAGCTGGAGGCCGCCGCCGTCCCCGCTTGGCGTGCCGACGCGCTGCTGCTGGCCGCCTCGGTGACCTACGGGCTGGCCGCCTACCTGCCCGGAGTCGTCCTCGCGGCCGTGGTCAGCGCCCCGATCGCGGGTCCGGGTTTCCTGTGGCCGTCCTACCTGCTGCTGGGTGTGTGCATGGTGGTGCTGTGCACCTCGATCGGGCATCTGGCGGGCAAGCTGTCGGCTTCCCGGTACGTGCCGCCGCTGGTCGTGGCCGCGTGCATGTTCGGGATGATGTTCACCCGGCAGCTTTTCGAACTGTATGTGCTGTCGGCGCCGGTCCAGGTTCAGGTGTCCGCGACCGCGCTGGCCGCCCGGGGCGGGCTGGCCGTACTGCTGGCCGTCTTGGCGGTGGCGCTGCCCCGGGCCGGTCGCGTGCCCGGATGGGGGGTGCGTCCGGGGGCGGCCAGGACCGCGGGGGCGGCCGCGCTGGTGGCCGGGTTCGTCCTGGTGCCTCTGGCCGGTCCCCTGCGTGTTGATCGTCCCGCCCCGGAGCAGCCGGTCTGCTCGGCGGGGTCTCCACGGGTGTGCGTGTGGCCGGAGTCCCGGAAATACCTGCAGCCCATCGCGGCGATGGCCGCCCGCCTGGCCGCGCTGCCATCGGACGTGATCGAGGTGCCGGAGGTCATCTACGAGGCCGGGGTGCGCGGCGGCATGCGCTCGGGGGAGATCCTGCGCATCGAAGGGGACGCCTCGGTGCCCGGTGATCTCGCGCTGGCCGTGCAGGCGCAGAGCCTGGAAGGCTGCCGGCCCGCCGCGGGCCGCGAAGAACCCTACTACCGGGAGCGGCTCACCCTGCTGCACTACCTGACGCTGCGCGCGCTCGGCCCCGGCCACGCCGTGTCCCCGGCGGACGCGCCGCCGGGCGTGGACGGGGAGAAGATCGCCGCCGTGGTCCGCTCCGCGGAATCCGCGCAGGCGGCGTGGGTGCGGGCACAGGTCAGCAAGATCAAAACCGTGGGGTGGTGCGGGTGA
- a CDS encoding siderophore-interacting protein gives MTVMFREIELNSGGVASRRSRSSIKPLERIFAKHMAEGTVADVGMVTPTMKRIRIFCETLDALPYTPGQHVRVEINNPLSLYGILRPGDTLRTYTIWEHSLEDREFELRAHLYNGDGIGRNWVCNAKVGDPVKFWGPMGDFATEPAPFHVFIGEETAAAAFGPMIRALGPDASVFGVLESETPEDEVPVPGRHQLIRVHRNGASAVASKTLLAGVSNLRLPGKDGMVYIAGEARTCQLIRNHLVHERGWSRKAIRVKPFWTPGKRGLHH, from the coding sequence ATGACGGTGATGTTTAGGGAGATTGAATTGAATTCCGGTGGAGTGGCTTCCCGGCGCAGCCGTTCATCGATCAAACCGCTGGAGCGGATCTTCGCCAAGCATATGGCGGAGGGGACGGTGGCCGATGTGGGTATGGTCACGCCGACGATGAAGCGGATCCGCATCTTCTGCGAGACTCTGGACGCGCTTCCCTACACGCCGGGGCAGCACGTCAGGGTGGAGATCAACAACCCGCTATCCCTGTACGGCATCCTGCGCCCCGGGGACACGCTGCGGACCTACACCATCTGGGAGCATTCGCTTGAAGACCGGGAGTTCGAACTCCGTGCTCACCTGTACAACGGTGACGGCATCGGCCGGAATTGGGTGTGCAATGCGAAGGTCGGGGACCCGGTGAAGTTCTGGGGGCCCATGGGAGACTTCGCAACGGAACCGGCTCCGTTCCATGTTTTCATCGGCGAGGAGACCGCGGCGGCCGCATTCGGCCCGATGATTCGTGCGCTCGGCCCGGACGCGTCGGTATTCGGAGTGCTGGAGAGCGAGACGCCCGAGGACGAGGTTCCCGTCCCCGGCCGTCATCAGCTGATCCGTGTTCACCGGAACGGTGCCTCGGCGGTGGCGTCCAAGACGCTGCTGGCCGGGGTGTCGAACCTCCGCCTTCCCGGGAAGGACGGGATGGTTTACATCGCGGGGGAGGCCCGGACATGCCAGCTGATTCGTAATCACCTTGTGCACGAACGCGGCTGGTCGCGTAAAGCGATCAGGGTCAAGCCGTTCTGGACTCCGGGCAAGCGCGGTCTCCACCACTGA